The genomic window GATCCGCTGCCGAATCTGCCTGAGCTCGGGCACCTGCTCCTCCCTGATCTCGGGCGGAAAGGCAATGTAGCGCGAGAGGAGCTCGTACTCGGCCGAGAAATCGGGCAACGCGGCCGCAGGACCGCTGAGCGGGGGAAGGTCGGCCTCCACGAGCGAGGCGCGCAGACGCATGAGCGCCTCGAACCACAACATGTAGGCACACAGATCTTCCAGGGAAAGCCGTGCTCCCTCGGTCTTGAGCAGACCCTGCAGTGCCCCGATATCGGGAAACGAGGGAGGAAGCTCCACGCCCCGGGCGATGAGGGTGCGCCACGCCCCCACCCGCGCAAGCTCCTCCTCGATAAGACGGGGATCGGTGAAAAACCCCTGCTCCCCGAGTCTTCGCCGCCCCTCCTCACTCAAGGCATACGAAGCGACCTCTTCCAGGATGAGAGGAAACTCAAGCCGCTCAACCGACCGCGCATCCATGCCCCCATGGTACGGCAACACGCCCCCTTCCGCAACACCCACCCCCGCACAAACACACCGGGAGGACGCCCTCCCGGTGCCTTACAGCGACACACCGGTGGAGAGCTTGATCCCCCACGACTCGAAGTACTCGACGTTATACGTGTCGGCTGAGAAGCGGAAGAGAAGATTGTGCGTGAGGGGGACGAAGATGCCCAGCTCCAGCCCCCACGGCCACATCGCCGGCACCTGTTCCTCCATGCGGTCGAATCCCTCAAGGGAAGAGGAAGGCCCCCTCACTCACCTTCGCAGGAAAGGTCCTGCCATCTCACCATGCCGTGGGGAAGCTCCCGGTTGAGCGGCGGGACCTCGCCGAAGCGCCTGAAGTAGCACTTGAGGAGGCGCTCCTCCTCGCGCTTGGCCTCGGAGGGAGTGGAGAGGCCCGCATACGAGTACTGGAGCGCCCACTCACCCTCCTCGATGCGGCGGGCAAAGGCCTCCACGTTCCTCATAAGGAAGAAGGCGAGCTTTCCCTCGGCGTGTCGCGCCCTCCTTCGGCGCATGGCCTCGTGAAACCTGAGGAGCCGACGCCGGATGCTCCTCGCCCTCCCTATGTGGAGGATCCCCTCCTCGTCGGTGGCGAGGAAGCGGGGAATGGGGACAGGCCGTCCGGCCCCATCCACCAGACGGAGACAGTAGACCGAAGGGGTGTCGGGAAGCCGGTGGGACGGGATCTCATCCACAGGTCTCCATGTGTGCCATGCGAGCATCGCGGGCCTCTCCTCGACGAAGTATCCGACGGCAGTCCGTAGCGCGCTCTCTCATGGGAGGGCGCGGCCGGAATCCTGCCTCTCACCCGTACTCCTCCTGCTCGAGGAGCTCGAGCTCCTCCCGCAGCCTGAGGTAGCTCTCGTAGCGCTCGGGGTCGATGCGGCCTTTCATCACCGCCTCTTTCACCGCGCAGTCGGGCTCGTCCATGTGCTGGCACGAGGGATAGGCGCACTCCTTGGCATAGGGCTCGAACTCGCGGAAGCACCACCCCACATCACGGGAGGAGGTCCCGTAGGGCACGAACTCCCGCACCCCGGGGGTATCGATCACCTCGAAGCCCCGGGCATGGAAGAGGCGTGAGTAGTTGGTGACGTGGGAGCCACGGTTGTACTTGCGCGAGATCTCCCCCACACGCTGGCCTGCGCCGGGCACGAGGGTGTTGAGGAGCGACGACTTGCCCACCCCCGATTGCCCCACGAGCACCACGGTCTTCCCCTGAAAGAACTCCACCAGGGCGGGGATCCCCTCGCCGGTCTTCACCGAGATCATGCGCACGTGGTAGCCGATCTCGGTGTAGAGGGAGAGACGGCGTTCCACGTGTGGGGGGACGCCCAGGTCCTTCTTGTTGAGGAGCACGAGGGCCTCGCACCCTTCGGTGAGCTCGGCCGCCACGAGGACCCGGTCGATGAAGCGCGGCCTGAAGGGCGGCTGGTCGGGGCTCATAAGGCAGACGAGGAAATCGAGGTTGGCCGCGAGGGTCTGGGGGGCCTTTCGCTTGAGGTTGTAGCGGAGAAAGGCGTTCTTCCGTTCGAGCCTGCGCTCGATGGAGCCCTTGTGCTCCTCGATGGGGTTTTCCTCGAACTCCACCCGGTCGCCGGGAGCGAGGGGGTTGTAGTCTCCTACGGCATCCTCGAGGACTTTTCCTTTTATACGGCACTCGTAGAGGGCGCCCGTGCCTTCCTCCTCTACGGTGAAGATGTTGTTGATGCCCATGAGCACCAGGCCTCTTCTCATTCGAGCACACCTCCAAAGGAGACTCCGTAGTGCCGGGTGAACCTGACATACCGACCCTCGGGAGGGGTCCGCCCGGTGAGGTAGAACGAGGCTGTAGAGGGGCCCCTCCTCCCACAGGGGAGGTACGAGAGGAGGTGGACGAGCCTGCGGCCCACTCCTTCCCGGGAGTCTATCACCTGCACGTGCTCCCCTGCGAGGGAGCGGATCTGGGCCTCGAGGAACACGAAGTGGGTGCAGCCGAGCACGATGGTGTCGGCGCCCTGGGCCACACAGCGCTCCACCGCCTCCCGGACTGCGGTGCGGCGTTCCTCCTCTGCGGCATCGATGAAGCGGTGTTCCACGAACTCCACGATGTGCGGGGAAGGGACCTTCACCACCCGCGCGCCGTTCGCATAGGCGGCGATGAGCTCGTCGGTGTAGAAATCCCTCAGGGTCCGCTCGGTGGCAAGAAGGCCTACGACGCCCGTACGGGTGAGGGAGGCGGCGGGCTTGATGGCGGGCACCACGCCCACGAAGGGGATCTCGTACCGGGCACGCAGGGCGGGCAGCCCCACCACCGAGGCGGTGTTGCAGGCGAGCACCACGAGCTTCGGCCTGAACCGGCGAAGCAGATCGGCCACCAGGTCCACCAGGATGGCCTCGAGCTCTTCGTGGGATCTGGGACCGTAGGGGAAGTGGGCCCTGTCGGCGACATAGACGAACTCCTCGCCCTCGATGTGCTCGAGGGCCCACAGGAGGTAGGGGATACCGCCTATCCCAGAATCCAGAAAGAGCACCGGCCGGCACGAGTCATCCAAAGAGGTCTTCAAGCGCTTTGCGAGCTCTTCTTCGTTCCTCCGCGTTCCTGTCTCCTGCATGGTCCTCTTCCGTCGGTGTGAAGTAGTCGCAGAAATTGGCCCTGTCCTTCTCGGCGACCCGTTCGGGGATGGTCTCCCTGCACTCCCAGTGGGCGTTGGGATCGTAGAATCTGCAGTTGAGGCAGACCCGTGCCTCCTTGCCACAGGAGGGGCAGAGCGTGGAACGGTACACCTTCTCCACCTCGATGGGCGCCCCGCAGGCATAGCATCTCATGGTGTATATTCTAATTGTAAAATCCACGGAAATAAAGTATCCTGTGCACATGTTCGTCCCTACGCCGTGTGCACATGAGGGATGTCCGGGTTTTGCCGTCTCGGGGTACGATCGGTGTTTCTCCCATCTTACGGCCGATGAACAGGAGGCGTTCGCCTCCCGGATACGTGAGATGCTCACCCGGCAGGAGCGGATCACCGATCTCTCGCTCTCGGGCATGGACCTTTCGGGGCTTCCGCTCTCGGGGAAGCGGCTATATGCCTGCAATCTCTCCGGATGTCGTCTCTCGAACACCAGGGTGGAGAAGCTCCTGCTCAGACTCTGTTTCCTGGACGGGAGTGTCTTCGAGGGGGTGACATTCACCGGCCTGGATACGAACTTCTGCAGTTTTGCGGGGTCGCGTGTGGTGGGGTGTACAGTGGAGGAGTCGGATGTGCTCACCTCGAATTTCAACGGCAGTATCTTCGAGGAGAGCGAGTTCAAAAGCTGCGATCTCTACCACTCCCGCTTCATGCTGAGCTCGCTCAGGAAGGTCCGTTTCTACGACTGCAACCTGAAGCGTACGTACTTTATCGGGGCTCTGTTGGAGGAGGTGACGTTCCCCTACTCCAACGACGAGGATGCCTACTTCGCGCCGAAGGAGGAGACGCCGCTGTGAAGGTCTTCGCCCACTTCTCGCTCCCGGGGTTCTCCAACACGTACCTGGTGGGTCCCGAGGAAGGGGGGGATGCGATCCTGGTGGATCCGGGGTGTTTCGACGAGTACCTCCTCAACCTGGTGGAGGATCACGGCTACTACGTGCGGCACGTGCTGGTCACCCACGGCCACCGGAACCATTTCCAGGGGATCAAGACGATTCTCAGGATCTACGACGCCACGGTCTACGCGAATACGCCTCACCTCGATGGGGTGTTGTGCGAGATGGTGCACGAGGGGCGGCGGCTCGATCTGGGGTGGGTGGAGGTGAGGGTGCTCTCCCTTCCCGGCCACTCGCGGGACTCGGTGGCGTATGTGGTGGGGCCGTACGTGTTCACGGGCGATGCCCTCACCTCGGGGAAGGTGGGAAGTCCGGTGAATCCTCAGGGGAAGGCGCTCCTCATCGCCTACCTCAATCAGAAGCTGCTCGCGCTTCCGGGACACTACATCATCTTTCCGGGGCACGGGCCTCCCACCACGGTGCGGACCGAGGCGGCGTTCAACGTGGATCTCCGTCTGACGCCCGGGCGAGGGCCCGGAGTATCTGTTTGAACCGCCGGGGGAGCGGGGCCCTGAAGGTGAGGAGGCCCCTCCCGGGGATGCGGATGGTGAGGAGATAGGCGTGGAGCATGAGGGTGGCGTCGGGGAAGCGGGTGTCGGGGCGGGCGTAGAGGGGGTCTCCGAGGATGGGGCACCCAAGCGCGGCGGTGTGGACGCGGAGCTGGTGGGTGCGGCCGGTGGTGGGGTAGAGGGCGACGAAGGAGTGGGTGCCGAAGGCGGCGAGGAGGCGGTAGCGGGTGTGGGAGTAC from Spirochaeta thermophila DSM 6192 includes these protein-coding regions:
- the murI gene encoding glutamate racemase; this encodes MQETGTRRNEEELAKRLKTSLDDSCRPVLFLDSGIGGIPYLLWALEHIEGEEFVYVADRAHFPYGPRSHEELEAILVDLVADLLRRFRPKLVVLACNTASVVGLPALRARYEIPFVGVVPAIKPAASLTRTGVVGLLATERTLRDFYTDELIAAYANGARVVKVPSPHIVEFVEHRFIDAAEEERRTAVREAVERCVAQGADTIVLGCTHFVFLEAQIRSLAGEHVQVIDSREGVGRRLVHLLSYLPCGRRGPSTASFYLTGRTPPEGRYVRFTRHYGVSFGGVLE
- the rsgA gene encoding ribosome small subunit-dependent GTPase A, translated to MRRGLVLMGINNIFTVEEEGTGALYECRIKGKVLEDAVGDYNPLAPGDRVEFEENPIEEHKGSIERRLERKNAFLRYNLKRKAPQTLAANLDFLVCLMSPDQPPFRPRFIDRVLVAAELTEGCEALVLLNKKDLGVPPHVERRLSLYTEIGYHVRMISVKTGEGIPALVEFFQGKTVVLVGQSGVGKSSLLNTLVPGAGQRVGEISRKYNRGSHVTNYSRLFHARGFEVIDTPGVREFVPYGTSSRDVGWCFREFEPYAKECAYPSCQHMDEPDCAVKEAVMKGRIDPERYESYLRLREELELLEQEEYG
- a CDS encoding pentapeptide repeat-containing protein yields the protein MFVPTPCAHEGCPGFAVSGYDRCFSHLTADEQEAFASRIREMLTRQERITDLSLSGMDLSGLPLSGKRLYACNLSGCRLSNTRVEKLLLRLCFLDGSVFEGVTFTGLDTNFCSFAGSRVVGCTVEESDVLTSNFNGSIFEESEFKSCDLYHSRFMLSSLRKVRFYDCNLKRTYFIGALLEEVTFPYSNDEDAYFAPKEETPL
- a CDS encoding MBL fold metallo-hydrolase, which encodes MKVFAHFSLPGFSNTYLVGPEEGGDAILVDPGCFDEYLLNLVEDHGYYVRHVLVTHGHRNHFQGIKTILRIYDATVYANTPHLDGVLCEMVHEGRRLDLGWVEVRVLSLPGHSRDSVAYVVGPYVFTGDALTSGKVGSPVNPQGKALLIAYLNQKLLALPGHYIIFPGHGPPTTVRTEAAFNVDLRLTPGRGPGVSV